A region of the Williamwhitmania taraxaci genome:
GGTTGGGGAAAATTCTGAAATCATTTTCACAGGGTGTCTCCGATACCTCTGCATGGCTTATTTCCGACACACCGCATGCATTTACAGCCGCTACATCTACGTAGTATACATGACCACAATTATGGAGTTGCCGATCAAAAATACAGCGAATTCTTAGTTCATCCTGCTCCAAAACACCATCTACATACCATCGGTACGACGTAGCACCTAGCATTGGAGCAATAGAAGCAGAACACCTCTTTGGTGGAGCATCAAAGCGAATAGAAATTGGGCCAGGTGTTGGAGAGCCTACAACAACAGGACATGTATTAGAGCAACTGCCTCCACACGAAATAATGGTAGCTGTAATAAATCCGGCACCATTGTCATTCGATCTAACAACATAACTATTGCTACTCTGACCCGAAACACAAACTATATTTAAACTGCTGCTCCACGAAACAGAACATCCAGAAGGCATATTGGTAACGGTGTAAGTAGCATTACTGAGAGAACAGACAGCAGATGGACCCGTTATTATTGGTTTAGGGATCGTAAGCGTTGCAACCGAAACCACACTACTACTGGGGGAAACTCCTGCTGCACCTACTGCCGTGGCGTAGTACTTGTAGGTGGTTCCGGCCTTCAGCCCGGTAACGGTATACGATGTTCCCGCAGTAGTATAAATTTCAGTAGCGGGGCTCTTCGTGGCATCATACACACGATAGCGAGTGGCGCCTGGTGAAGCAGTCCAACTTAGGGTAGTGCTACAATAGTCCGTATTGCTAAATGCTAGATTTGCTGGTGCTGCGGGCGGTGTTGTTACCGCTACCCCAGCCTTTGCGCTAGAGTTCCCGGCCAAATCGACAGCCGAAACCACCGGCGTGTATACGGCATTGGGCTGCACCGTAAAGGTGTGAAGGTTGTTGCTGAGCGTGGCATCGTATGATTTGCTATCCACCGTAGCTCCGTTTTGATTGCGCAGCGCTATGCCGTAGCTCCTTATTCCCATTACCCCAACAGTTTTATTGGTAGCGGAAGTATACTCATCGGAGCGGCTATCGGCGCAATCCCAGCTAAAGCTTACCGAGGTGCTCTTTGCTTCGCCCAGCTGCCGTATGGCTAGTATCTCGGGTGGAGTGTTGTCAATAATCAAACTAAGATCTCTGCCCAAATCAAATGATTGATCATTTCCATACCTGTCATTCGTTTTGAAGTAAGGACGAAAATGGTAGGTGTAATCTATCGTTCCAGCCGGAGGGCTAACTGTAACAAGAAACGTAGCCGTTTGCCCAATGGTTAGAACAAAGCTGTTTACGTCGATAGTAAACCAACTGGCACATCCGCCAAAGGTGGTTTCCTTATTAATAGAAACGGTAAAGGTATCGAGCACGTTACACTTTACCTGAACTTGAAACTGAGTGCTACTCCCCGCCTTCATGGGCATAAGGTAGCCCTTACTCTTCTCGGTCTTGGGGATTGATGCGGTGAGGTTATCGATAGCGCTAGCATTTCCACCAACTAGCACAACCATAGCTATGCAAAGCAAACTAAATAAAACATTCTTCATTTTTGGTTTTTGGTTGATTTTGTAAAAAAAAGTTAAAGCAAGAAACCATACATTAATCTTTAATACATCGAACGGACATTCCACAGGGTTTAGAAAACATCACTGTACCAAAGGAAAGAAAATCTGAACTTGAAGAAGAATACCATAAACTATAACTATCATAAATAGTTGAAGACCAAAAAAAACAAGTATATCCCACATGATCGAAAGATGGTTTTCCCGGACCTCGAGATCCTCCCGGCAGGGCGGTAAAGCCGCTGCTGTTGGTAGCCCGGTTGGCTCGGCCCCAGTGGAGCGTACCCGTCTCCCTCAGCTTGCCCCCAGCAACCGTATTTATTCCATTCTGGGTAATACCCTCCCCTGCGGCTACATAGGCTATAAGGGTATCCCACTCGGCAGCGGTGGGAATATGCCACCCCTCGGGGGCTAGGTTGCGGCTATCGAGCACCGCGTAGCCGTTGTAGAGCAGCCCAAAGGTGGCGATGGTATCGGGGTCGGAGGTGTTGTTGTAACTGCAGTAGCCGCCGGGTGTGTTATCGCTCAGCGGCCAGTCGGTGGTGGCCCCGTTGGGTATGGGGTCGCCGTTGCGGTAGCGGGTGGTGCGCAGGTTCTCGGCCATCCACGTTTGGGTGCCTATGGTTATGGTGCGGTACACGTTCCCCTCAATGTCGGTCATGGTGCCGTAGGTCTTGTCGGGGTTGAACACCGCCGTCGATTT
Encoded here:
- a CDS encoding fibronectin type III domain-containing protein, with product MKNVLFSLLCIAMVVLVGGNASAIDNLTASIPKTEKSKGYLMPMKAGSSTQFQVQVKCNVLDTFTVSINKETTFGGCASWFTIDVNSFVLTIGQTATFLVTVSPPAGTIDYTYHFRPYFKTNDRYGNDQSFDLGRDLSLIIDNTPPEILAIRQLGEAKSTSVSFSWDCADSRSDEYTSATNKTVGVMGIRSYGIALRNQNGATVDSKSYDATLSNNLHTFTVQPNAVYTPVVSAVDLAGNSSAKAGVAVTTPPAAPANLAFSNTDYCSTTLSWTASPGATRYRVYDATKSPATEIYTTAGTSYTVTGLKAGTTYKYYATAVGAAGVSPSSSVVSVATLTIPKPIITGPSAVCSLSNATYTVTNMPSGCSVSWSSSLNIVCVSGQSSNSYVVRSNDNGAGFITATIISCGGSCSNTCPVVVGSPTPGPISIRFDAPPKRCSASIAPMLGATSYRWYVDGVLEQDELRIRCIFDRQLHNCGHVYYVDVAAVNACGVSEISHAEVSETPCENDFRIFPNPASDNVTLTIGGSENTASFLSTSTAASAPFGVRSTLAGSYTIRILDNYGMLKVTLKSSGEPVVIPVGSYNNGVYIVEINDGKRVSRQQLLVKH
- a CDS encoding fibrobacter succinogenes major paralogous domain-containing protein; the encoded protein is MKKVMIVVCTAIAVGSLALASCCKDKDDDTPRVGKSTAVFNPDKTYGTMTDIEGNVYRTITIGTQTWMAENLRTTRYRNGDPIPNGATTDWPLSDNTPGGYCSYNNTSDPDTIATFGLLYNGYAVLDSRNLAPEGWHIPTAAEWDTLIAYVAAGEGITQNGINTVAGGKLRETGTLHWGRANRATNSSGFTALPGGSRGPGKPSFDHVGYTCFFWSSTIYDSYSLWYSSSSSDFLSFGTVMFSKPCGMSVRCIKD